One region of Ahniella affigens genomic DNA includes:
- a CDS encoding IS3 family transposase (programmed frameshift), translated as MSKSSRKRETVPNRQYTTEFKVEAVRLAGSVGAAQAVKRLGIPDSSLSNWIKLARAGKLSADGAGSTPTKRGVSELEAENARLRRELANAKLDLDIVKKAGGVFREGVAVKYAWIGANRDQFSVVRMCHQLEVSRTGYCQWRTRPPSQRALDNAALDAQVAAIHAESRRSYGRPRIVRALGQPIGHERFRRSLIRQGLRPTYRRPYRVTTDSDHQKPIAPNVLDRRFDGWAPNQAWVADITYIATAEGWLYLACIMDLASRRIVGWSMNERINADLVCQAWKSAFWQRKPPPGLIMHTDRGSQYASKEHCALIKEFRMQQSMSRRANCWDNAAMESFFKSLKVERVEQVRYQTRAEARLDLVDWIEGFYNRRRLHSSIGYKIPVSAESAEMAA; from the exons ATGAGCAAGAGTTCACGGAAGCGGGAAACGGTGCCAAATCGGCAGTACACGACCGAGTTCAAGGTCGAAGCGGTGCGGTTGGCGGGGTCGGTGGGTGCGGCGCAGGCGGTCAAGCGGCTTGGCATACCGGATTCGAGTTTATCGAACTGGATCAAGCTGGCCCGAGCAGGGAAGTTGAGTGCGGACGGCGCTGGCTCGACGCCGACGAAGCGGGGGGTGTCAGAGCTTGAGGCGGAGAACGCGCGATTGCGACGGGAATTGGCGAACGCGAAGTTGGACCTGGACATCGTAAAAAAAGCGG GCGGCGTATTTCGCGAAGGAGTCGCGGTGAAGTACGCCTGGATTGGAGCCAATCGCGACCAGTTCAGTGTTGTTCGGATGTGCCATCAGCTTGAAGTGTCTCGGACCGGTTACTGCCAGTGGCGCACGCGTCCGCCTAGTCAGCGGGCTTTGGACAATGCGGCCCTGGATGCGCAGGTCGCGGCGATTCATGCGGAGTCAAGGCGCAGCTACGGTCGGCCACGGATCGTGCGAGCTTTGGGTCAGCCTATCGGTCATGAGCGGTTCCGTCGAAGTTTGATTCGACAAGGGCTGCGTCCGACCTATCGGCGGCCGTATCGAGTGACCACTGACTCGGATCATCAGAAGCCGATCGCTCCAAACGTCCTGGATCGCCGATTTGATGGCTGGGCGCCTAACCAAGCCTGGGTTGCCGACATCACCTACATTGCGACCGCCGAGGGCTGGTTGTATCTCGCCTGCATTATGGACTTGGCTAGCCGACGCATTGTTGGTTGGTCGATGAACGAGCGGATCAATGCTGACTTGGTCTGCCAAGCCTGGAAGTCAGCGTTTTGGCAGCGCAAGCCGCCACCAGGCTTGATCATGCACACCGATCGCGGCAGCCAGTATGCGAGTAAAGAACACTGTGCGTTGATCAAGGAATTCCGCATGCAGCAATCAATGAGCCGTAGGGCAAACTGCTGGGACAATGCGGCAATGGAGAGCTTCTTCAAGTCGCTCAAAGTGGAGCGTGTCGAACAAGTTCGCTACCAAACCCGAGCAGAAGCTAGGCTCGATCTCGTTGACTGGATCGAAGGCTTCTACAACCGGCGTAGGCTGCATTCTTCGATCGGCTATAAGATCCCGGTCAGTGCCGAATCAGCCGAAATGGCTGCGTAA
- a CDS encoding RNA polymerase sigma factor: MSELVARIIAGDAAAEEELVRRFSRGLRFMIQRRVRNMEDAHDICQDTLVVVLVKIRAGELKNPDALQSFIYGVAQKVVAGHFARENRHRDKFSELLEEATEITSEEPSPFELLEKSQIATYVNQIIAELRMERDRILLTRYFVDEIDKTDLCKELSVSSSHFDMLKNRAMSRLISMVKAHGAYGHDE; this comes from the coding sequence ATGTCCGAACTCGTCGCGCGAATCATTGCCGGAGATGCGGCGGCAGAAGAAGAGCTAGTCCGGCGTTTTTCGCGAGGCTTACGCTTCATGATTCAGCGCCGTGTGCGCAATATGGAGGATGCGCACGACATCTGCCAGGATACGCTAGTGGTCGTGCTGGTGAAGATTCGGGCCGGAGAACTCAAAAACCCGGATGCTCTGCAATCCTTTATTTATGGCGTGGCACAGAAGGTTGTTGCAGGGCATTTTGCACGTGAGAACCGGCATCGAGACAAATTCTCTGAGCTGCTCGAAGAAGCGACAGAAATCACCAGTGAGGAGCCGAGTCCATTCGAACTTCTGGAGAAGAGCCAGATCGCAACCTATGTCAATCAGATCATTGCTGAGCTGCGCATGGAACGGGATCGGATTCTGCTCACCCGCTATTTCGTCGACGAAATAGACAAGACTGATCTTTGCAAGGAACTCAGCGTCAGCTCGTCGCATTTTGACATGCTCAAGAACCGGGCAATGAGCCGACTCATTTCCATGGTCAAAGCTCACGGAGCGTACGGTCATGATGAATAG
- a CDS encoding peroxidase family protein, translated as MNEILKVLADQLTDPERGIQHSVVRAGYTYFGQLISHDLVPPSQPELRERTQQTRNFNFALELESIYGALPSRYVEKGKFFVRHSHDWDLSRNGDFEAEIPDSRNDENIITAQLHRIWQRIHNCLVDDGASFEQARNDTILLFQTVVVGDFLAQILQPHIFKAYFFKGETHLNLSTTELSKLFAKAAFRFGHTMVRRSYTLNQVAENITLNQIVARVRPIPARFKIDWKLFFRMDDSSNVQRAMGIDSMLSAFMSEIPDLRGRNQDVVMRNLEAGNDLPSGLEYVATLVARLDPAPLDPALGLFPLSNDDSPMSALGIRMSQMPLWPYLLLEAEIQGRRERLGVLGSLIVAETIRNAINNSAVSVLSNSIFDRRKLIRKLSRRAIKLFGWNAAKGDEILSMGHLINCVMMHEGEQ; from the coding sequence GTGAATGAAATTCTCAAGGTACTCGCAGACCAGCTGACGGATCCGGAGCGAGGCATACAACATTCGGTTGTGCGTGCCGGGTATACCTATTTCGGTCAATTGATCTCGCACGATCTTGTTCCGCCATCGCAACCCGAATTGCGAGAACGTACCCAGCAAACGCGAAACTTCAATTTCGCTTTGGAGCTTGAAAGCATCTACGGCGCCTTGCCATCTCGTTATGTCGAGAAGGGCAAGTTTTTTGTTAGGCACAGCCACGACTGGGATTTGTCTCGGAATGGCGACTTCGAAGCGGAAATACCCGACTCAAGAAACGACGAAAACATCATCACCGCTCAGTTGCATCGCATTTGGCAGCGCATACATAACTGCCTGGTTGACGATGGTGCCTCCTTTGAACAGGCCCGGAACGACACCATCCTGCTCTTTCAAACGGTCGTGGTCGGTGATTTCCTGGCGCAAATCCTGCAACCACATATTTTTAAAGCCTATTTTTTCAAAGGCGAAACCCACCTCAACTTAAGTACCACGGAGCTGAGCAAACTTTTCGCCAAAGCCGCCTTCAGATTCGGGCACACCATGGTACGAAGGTCCTACACGCTCAACCAGGTAGCGGAGAATATCACCCTCAACCAAATTGTCGCGCGAGTGCGGCCCATTCCGGCGCGCTTCAAGATCGATTGGAAGTTGTTTTTCAGAATGGATGACAGCAGTAACGTGCAGCGGGCCATGGGGATTGACTCGATGCTTTCAGCTTTCATGAGCGAGATCCCAGACCTGCGCGGTCGGAATCAGGATGTCGTCATGCGAAACCTCGAAGCCGGAAATGACCTGCCGAGCGGCCTGGAATATGTGGCCACGCTGGTTGCTCGCTTGGATCCCGCACCCCTAGATCCCGCTCTCGGCCTTTTCCCTTTAAGCAACGACGACTCGCCAATGTCTGCACTCGGAATCAGGATGAGTCAAATGCCCTTGTGGCCATACCTGCTGCTTGAGGCTGAGATACAGGGGCGTCGCGAGCGGCTGGGGGTGCTCGGGAGCCTCATCGTTGCCGAAACGATCAGAAATGCGATCAACAATAGTGCTGTATCGGTACTTTCTAACTCGATATTCGATCGGCGTAAGCTGATTCGAAAACTGAGCCGTAGGGCAATTAAGTTGTTCGGCTGGAACGCCGCTAAAGGTGACGAGATATTGTCAATGGGCCATCTCATCAATTGCGTAATGATGCACGAAGGAGAACAGTGA
- a CDS encoding CHAT domain-containing protein — MLASRLILAASLVCAFALARGEQIYASEQCRQESAVLGLEAERIGAEASAALDQAGPSTGYGSLNSDLKRLVARSRDQGHRHCLAEFLRLTWHVRFQQNDLGSSKALLIEALQQFEPEERLSRQRNLVLGNLSYHQVMTGQFVEATQIIREMIAISIELQDADALAANYYLIADAYLKLGEIETAKRYFQYSIDPYTPSDGMDYYTGFSKLATIDRIQGSYARALQRHSQSLGYFQSEQSYRRIPARIEIARDHLAMGNHESAEQFANLAWNDSSAMLEQRIDAGLVLFDSASRQRNQSEAERLRLALSELLNQAQAHSGQRNANIIQELEYMTISARHFAARNELTKVLEVADETILLTQRISADVSRSGVNAMAWASRVDGIAQELAGYLWDKKPIDLAQWIDRLQSQSEKSNDQGSLGGQEFELLEELSKLERRLVDQQGLRTSDPVRLEQEMRMLAQSRDAVREAYVQVHTKRMVTKPMPARQYRSASTVAFVPAKDEILIRYYVRPSISIAFVYSDRSVVAVPVPPLSLISQMVDRAKQVIRDPGSPDVRPALRALAALLPLAQIRASDVRRILLVTDESTFSTPFSAIDLSDGKQLYRPLGAAFELVEVSHLESYGQADQRQSTASPGIAIFASPALSSVASRSSDGATKGWLHNLPKLDFSLAEAMVLRGLFADRPSHFYVGTEATAENLLSEQARSARILHISTHGYFRPDLAHVVGLAVAGSAKDAQQASFVTQSQLLSQPFHNALIVLGSCDSLQGQRYRGIGSYGLGQALIEQGTPVVVGTLWAIPDASAANFMTRFYRHLIASEGDSGYAMTQARSEMIMDRAYAHPRHWAAMTLLSRNREIERKLLPASPGVLSDRLEMNSVGKRQKLRVSKMMN, encoded by the coding sequence GTGCTGGCCTCAAGGCTGATACTAGCTGCCAGTTTGGTCTGCGCTTTTGCGCTGGCGCGGGGCGAGCAGATTTACGCCTCCGAGCAGTGCCGTCAAGAATCGGCGGTGCTCGGGCTGGAGGCCGAGCGCATCGGGGCAGAGGCCAGCGCAGCACTGGATCAGGCAGGACCCTCAACGGGGTATGGCAGTCTCAATTCTGATCTGAAGCGACTGGTCGCGCGATCGAGAGACCAGGGTCATCGCCACTGCCTGGCCGAGTTCTTGCGCTTGACTTGGCATGTTCGCTTCCAGCAAAACGACCTTGGCTCCAGTAAGGCGTTGCTCATTGAAGCGCTGCAGCAGTTTGAACCCGAAGAACGCCTGAGCCGCCAGCGCAACCTTGTGCTTGGGAACCTTTCTTACCATCAGGTAATGACCGGCCAGTTTGTCGAGGCGACGCAGATTATCCGCGAGATGATTGCGATTTCCATCGAATTGCAGGACGCAGATGCATTGGCAGCCAATTACTATCTGATCGCAGATGCCTATCTTAAGCTCGGTGAAATCGAAACCGCCAAGCGCTACTTCCAATACTCGATCGATCCATACACGCCAAGCGATGGCATGGATTACTACACGGGCTTCTCAAAACTCGCGACCATTGATCGCATCCAGGGTAGCTATGCTCGTGCCTTGCAGCGCCACTCACAGAGCTTAGGCTATTTCCAAAGTGAGCAGTCCTACCGAAGAATACCGGCAAGAATCGAGATCGCTCGCGACCACTTGGCGATGGGCAACCACGAGTCGGCAGAGCAATTCGCAAATCTGGCCTGGAACGATTCGAGCGCTATGTTAGAGCAGCGGATCGATGCCGGTCTCGTGTTGTTCGATTCCGCGTCAAGACAGCGGAACCAGTCGGAAGCGGAGCGATTGCGATTGGCGCTCAGCGAACTGCTGAACCAGGCGCAGGCGCACAGTGGGCAACGCAACGCCAATATCATCCAGGAACTTGAATACATGACAATTTCGGCGCGGCACTTTGCTGCCCGAAACGAGCTCACGAAGGTGCTCGAAGTCGCTGATGAAACGATACTGCTCACGCAGCGAATCAGTGCGGACGTTAGCCGATCCGGCGTAAACGCAATGGCGTGGGCTTCGCGTGTCGATGGAATTGCACAAGAACTCGCGGGCTATTTATGGGACAAGAAGCCGATTGATCTCGCCCAATGGATAGATCGTCTGCAATCGCAAAGTGAGAAGTCAAACGACCAAGGTTCTCTCGGAGGTCAGGAGTTCGAACTGCTCGAAGAATTGTCAAAACTGGAGCGGCGCCTGGTTGACCAGCAAGGACTGCGAACCAGTGATCCGGTCAGACTTGAACAGGAAATGCGCATGCTTGCGCAAAGCCGCGATGCGGTTCGCGAAGCATACGTCCAGGTTCATACGAAGCGTATGGTTACAAAGCCTATGCCGGCAAGACAATACCGGTCAGCAAGCACTGTTGCTTTTGTGCCTGCGAAGGACGAGATTTTGATTCGCTACTACGTACGACCATCGATCAGTATTGCTTTCGTCTACTCCGATCGCAGTGTTGTCGCCGTGCCCGTTCCGCCGCTTTCGTTAATCTCACAGATGGTTGACCGCGCGAAGCAGGTCATTCGCGATCCGGGCTCGCCCGACGTTCGCCCGGCCTTGCGCGCACTAGCAGCTTTGCTGCCGTTGGCGCAGATCAGGGCAAGCGATGTCCGGCGCATCCTCCTGGTCACTGACGAAAGCACCTTCAGTACGCCATTCTCGGCAATTGACTTAAGCGATGGCAAGCAACTCTATCGGCCGCTCGGCGCAGCGTTTGAGCTGGTTGAGGTAAGTCATCTTGAGTCCTATGGGCAAGCCGACCAGCGACAGAGCACGGCTTCCCCGGGGATTGCCATTTTTGCTTCGCCAGCTTTGAGTTCGGTGGCTTCCCGATCATCGGACGGTGCTACCAAGGGGTGGCTGCACAATCTGCCCAAGTTGGACTTCAGTCTTGCTGAGGCGATGGTGCTGAGAGGTCTTTTTGCTGATCGTCCATCACACTTTTACGTCGGCACTGAGGCAACGGCAGAGAATCTGCTTTCTGAGCAAGCGCGTTCGGCCCGAATCCTGCATATATCGACGCATGGCTATTTCAGGCCCGACCTTGCACATGTCGTCGGGCTAGCCGTGGCGGGCTCGGCAAAGGATGCGCAGCAAGCTAGCTTTGTCACCCAAAGTCAGCTGCTGAGCCAGCCTTTTCACAATGCTCTGATCGTGCTGGGCAGCTGTGATTCGCTTCAAGGGCAGCGATATCGCGGTATCGGAAGCTACGGCCTTGGGCAGGCGCTGATCGAACAGGGCACGCCAGTGGTCGTCGGGACACTATGGGCAATACCGGATGCTTCGGCAGCGAATTTCATGACCCGCTTTTACCGTCATCTCATTGCTTCTGAGGGCGATAGCGGGTACGCCATGACCCAGGCAAGGAGCGAAATGATAATGGATCGCGCCTATGCTCACCCCAGGCACTGGGCAGCAATGACTCTGCTTTCACGCAACCGTGAGATTGAGAGAAAGCTGCTGCCGGCCAGCCCTGGGGTACTGTCGGATCGTCTGGAAATGAATTCGGTTGGGAAGCGTCAGAAGCTTCGCGTCTCCAAGATGATGAATTGA